A portion of the Myxococcales bacterium genome contains these proteins:
- a CDS encoding M20 family metallopeptidase, with the protein MNQAGSASLHSRGAEVDRNQVLESIDGETAEILDLAHWMSAHPELSLEERETSERYVAYLTARDFNVSRGTAEMDTAFVAEYGLPSAPLSIALLAEMDALPEIGHACGHNLSGPASLLAAAALAKWLDPEQLRIVVIGCPAEETGVGKPRLVEAGVFNGIDAAMMAHASDMRRAHRLFLGNRKYEFIYHGKAAHAAAYPDEGINALDGVIALFVGIGLLRQQLPSDIRVHGIISDGGKAPNIIPERAAARVWVRGLNPNALDQAEARVLACARGAAESSGTRLEILSAIGGSPPMKANLPLASAYRRNLDFLGLTETDHSPSQSIGSSDITHISRVVPTIHPNFPIGESLALHTRAFSEAAASERGDAGLLEGARAMALTVVDLVSSRDLREEIAAADQADD; encoded by the coding sequence ATGAATCAGGCAGGCTCTGCATCGCTCCATTCTCGCGGCGCCGAGGTGGATCGCAATCAGGTGCTCGAGAGCATCGATGGCGAGACGGCCGAAATTCTAGATCTCGCTCACTGGATGTCCGCACATCCCGAACTTTCGCTCGAGGAACGCGAGACGAGTGAGCGCTACGTGGCGTATCTCACGGCCCGGGACTTCAATGTGAGTCGCGGCACGGCGGAGATGGACACGGCCTTCGTGGCCGAGTACGGGCTGCCTTCAGCGCCGCTTTCAATCGCCTTGCTTGCCGAAATGGACGCGCTCCCGGAGATTGGCCACGCGTGTGGCCACAATCTTTCGGGCCCGGCGAGTTTGTTGGCGGCGGCGGCCCTGGCGAAATGGCTCGACCCCGAACAACTTCGCATCGTCGTGATCGGTTGCCCGGCCGAAGAAACCGGCGTTGGCAAACCGAGGTTGGTCGAAGCAGGCGTGTTCAACGGGATCGACGCCGCGATGATGGCCCACGCCTCGGACATGCGGCGCGCCCACCGACTGTTTCTCGGCAATCGGAAGTATGAGTTCATCTACCACGGCAAGGCCGCCCATGCGGCGGCATATCCCGATGAGGGCATCAACGCCCTGGACGGTGTGATTGCGCTGTTCGTTGGGATCGGTTTGCTGCGCCAGCAACTGCCCTCCGACATTCGCGTGCACGGAATCATTTCGGACGGGGGAAAGGCGCCGAACATCATTCCCGAGCGCGCGGCTGCAAGGGTCTGGGTGCGCGGCCTGAACCCGAATGCGCTCGACCAGGCCGAGGCTCGGGTGCTCGCATGTGCCCGGGGTGCTGCGGAAAGCAGCGGGACGCGACTCGAGATTCTTTCGGCGATCGGCGGTTCCCCTCCAATGAAGGCGAACCTGCCCCTGGCTTCGGCGTACCGTCGCAACCTCGACTTCCTGGGGCTTACGGAAACGGACCATTCGCCCAGTCAATCGATCGGTTCTAGCGATATCACGCACATTTCAAGGGTGGTCCCGACCATTCATCCCAATTTTCCAATCGGAGAGAGTCTGGCGCTGCATACGCGCGCCTTCTCCGAGGCCGCGGCCAGCGAACGGGGCGACGCTGGCTTGCTCGAGGGTGCGCGTGCCATGGCCTTGACCGTGGTCGATTTGGTGAGTTCACGCGACTTGCGGGAAGAAATCGCGGCGGCCGATCAAGCCGACGATTGA
- a CDS encoding TerB family tellurite resistance protein: MRLMKFVCSFAWADLKIHQSEREFISRMVNRIDLDPGERDQVNRWLEVPPHPQEIDPTTIPLEHRATFIESVVGIIESDGVVSEEEKDTLELFENLLL, translated from the coding sequence ATGCGATTGATGAAATTCGTCTGTTCTTTCGCCTGGGCCGACTTGAAAATTCACCAGAGCGAGCGAGAGTTTATCTCGCGCATGGTGAATCGGATCGACCTGGATCCGGGGGAACGAGACCAGGTCAATCGCTGGCTCGAAGTGCCGCCCCACCCCCAGGAGATCGACCCGACGACCATCCCCCTCGAGCATCGCGCGACCTTCATCGAATCCGTCGTCGGGATCATCGAATCGGACGGAGTCGTTTCCGAAGAAGAGAAGGACACCCTCGAACTTTTCGAAAATCTCCTGCTCTGA
- a CDS encoding VCBS repeat-containing protein, which translates to MSQKDTRTTGARVGLFLVVVLLAPGGSRASIDLLGRTTATFTWSYSDGDVTEYKVYVACGQGEAPADFDSHPTLKIPAELPNVKITAGFGTQCKIRVSADDRYGRISAQSIESDVIHFIEPAEAENDFDGDGISDIIVQDQYDGRALLLSGRDIRTGSDFLYRRTTINTSDNLSWEIVDTGDFNGDGIPEFLWYAVTGHVGSDITTYTYTYVVGTDIDNTTVVLNGVTDSEEIIAVADFNGDGADDILYRTNDHYGSVYVTFLGPEGVVGTSRYEDMLRDQFDFIACGDFDADGNDDVMWRQRETGQVIIWMMIRPGTADIANSGVLTDVYWQGETAGNFNNSVEEDVLWRNIETGETRVWYMDDLNEPTEYDLNDIKLSNWTLLATGDLNGDGRADLTWFDADTNLLEVWRMDENLENGFSIE; encoded by the coding sequence ATGAGCCAGAAGGACACCAGGACAACGGGAGCGCGCGTTGGCCTGTTCTTGGTCGTTGTACTGCTGGCACCGGGCGGATCTCGGGCCTCGATCGATTTGCTGGGTCGTACGACTGCGACTTTTACCTGGTCGTACAGTGATGGCGACGTCACGGAATACAAGGTCTACGTGGCCTGCGGTCAGGGAGAAGCGCCGGCCGACTTCGACTCGCATCCCACGCTCAAGATTCCAGCTGAACTCCCCAATGTGAAGATCACCGCCGGGTTCGGCACCCAATGCAAAATCCGTGTGAGCGCCGACGATCGATACGGGCGTATCTCAGCCCAATCGATCGAATCCGATGTGATCCATTTCATTGAACCCGCTGAGGCCGAAAACGACTTCGATGGCGATGGTATTTCAGACATCATCGTGCAAGATCAATACGATGGCCGCGCGTTGCTACTTTCGGGTCGCGATATCCGCACGGGAAGCGATTTTCTCTACCGGCGAACCACGATCAATACCTCAGACAATCTCAGCTGGGAAATCGTAGACACCGGAGATTTCAACGGCGACGGCATCCCTGAGTTTTTGTGGTACGCAGTCACTGGCCACGTCGGGTCCGACATCACCACCTATACCTATACCTATGTCGTGGGAACCGACATCGACAACACGACCGTTGTACTGAATGGCGTAACGGACAGCGAAGAAATCATCGCAGTTGCGGACTTCAACGGAGACGGTGCAGACGACATTCTTTACCGAACAAATGACCACTATGGCTCGGTCTACGTCACGTTCCTGGGACCCGAAGGCGTAGTCGGCACCTCGCGCTACGAAGACATGCTCCGAGATCAGTTTGACTTCATCGCCTGTGGTGACTTCGATGCTGACGGCAACGATGACGTGATGTGGCGGCAACGAGAGACCGGTCAAGTCATAATCTGGATGATGATTCGCCCCGGAACTGCGGATATCGCCAACTCGGGTGTTCTGACCGACGTTTATTGGCAGGGGGAAACCGCCGGCAACTTCAATAATTCGGTCGAGGAAGACGTGCTCTGGCGCAACATTGAAACCGGAGAAACACGGGTCTGGTACATGGACGACTTGAATGAACCCACCGAGTACGATCTCAACGACATCAAACTCAGCAACTGGACGTTGCTCGCCACGGGTGATCTGAATGGGGACGGACGCGCAGACCTGACCTGGTTTGACGCGGACACGAACTTGCTCGAGGTCTGGCGCATGGACGAAAATCTGGAGAACGGGTTCAGTATCGAGTGA